From a single Silene latifolia isolate original U9 population chromosome 6, ASM4854445v1, whole genome shotgun sequence genomic region:
- the LOC141586503 gene encoding protein EARLY STARVATION 1, chloroplastic-like isoform X1: MAASSAGGFTTPFSTVKLRKLHDDVSFHNFHHCRSFELVDVVNTRRRVFGEERVNHFVCSKNENVGTIEEWRRKFDLKEKSLRRVRSQALPSLPFTTSPPTRFRSKPRCTPRNSGPQSRDTPPKRDTGIANEKDWGISLLNGNVNEAGINEDGSTWYRESGDELGENGYRCRWTRMGGQSQDGSTEWKETWWEKSDWTGYKELGVEKSGRNAEGDSWWETWQEMLHQDEWSNIARIERSAQKQAKSGAENAGWHEKWWEKYDAKGWTEKGAHKYGRLNEQSWWEKWGEHYDGRGSVLKWTDKWAETELGTKWGDKWEEKFFSGIGSRQGETWHASPGGERWSRTWGEEHFGNGKVHKYGKSTTGESWDIEVDEGTYYEAEPHYGWADVVGDSTQLLSIEPQDRPPGVYPNPPSPPDDVSSS, translated from the exons ATGGCGGCGAGTTCAGCAGGTGGATTTACGACGCCGTTTTCAACCGTAAAGCTTCGTAAATTACACGACGATGTTTCGTTCCATAACTTTCACCATTGCCGAAGCTTCGAGCTCGTCGACGTCGTAAATACTCGGCGCCGTGTTTTCGGAGAGGAGAGAGTTAATCACTTCGTATGTTCGAAGAATGAAAATGTCGGAACAATCGAAGAATGGCGAAGAAAGTTCGATCTAAAGGAGAAGAGTCTTCGAAGAGTTCGTAGCCAAGCTTTGCCTTCTTTGCCTTTCACCACCTCTCCTCC AACCCGCTTTCGCTCGAAACCCAGGTGTACACCACGTAATTCTGGTCCACAGTCACGTGATACACCACCCAAGAGAG ATACTGGTATTGCAAACGAGAAAGATTGGGGCATCAGCTTGTTAAATGGAAATGTGAATGAAGCAGGCATCAATGAAGATGGCAGTACGTGGTACCGTGAAAGCGGTGATGAACTTGGAGAAAATGGTTACAGATGCCGATGGACAAGAATGGGTGGTCAGTCTCAAGATGGTTCGACAGAATGGAAAGAAACG TGGTGGGAGAAAAGTGACTGGACTGGATATAAAGAGCTAG GTGTGGAGAAATCTGGAAGAAATGCCGAGGGGGATTCATGGTGGGAAACATGGCAAGAAATGCTTCATCAAGATGAATGGAG CAATATAGCAAGGATAGAGAGAAGTGCACAGAAACAGGCAAAATCAGGCGCTGAAAATGCAGGATGGCATGAAAAATG GTGGGAGAAATATGATGCCAAAGGTTGGACAGAGAAAGGAGCACACAAGTATGGCCGATTGAATGAACAGTCATGGTGGGAGAAGTGGGGAGAGCACTATGACGGAAGAGGATCTGTCTTAAAATG GACAGACAAGTGGGCAGAGACAGAACTTGGTACTAAATGGGGAGATAAATGGGAAGAGAAATTTTTTTCGGGCATTGGCTCACGACAAGGAGAAACTTGGCACGCGTCTCCTGGTGGTGAAC GCTGGTCTAGGACATGGGGTGAAGAACATTTTGGAAATGG CAAGGTCCACAAGTATGGAAAGAGCACAACTGGAGAAAGTTGGGATATAGAGGTGGACGAGGGAACATATTACGA GGCTGAACCCCATTATGGATGGGCGGACGTGGTAGGTGACTCAACACAGCTGCTTTCAATCGAACCACAGGATAGGCCGCCAGGAGTTTATCCAAACCCACCTTCTCCTCCCGATGATGTGTCTTCCTCTTGA
- the LOC141586503 gene encoding protein EARLY STARVATION 1, chloroplastic-like isoform X2, with protein MAASSAGGFTTPFSTVKLRKLHDDVSFHNFHHCRSFELVDVVNTRRRVFGEERVNHFVCSKNENVGTIEEWRRKFDLKEKSLRRVRSQALPSLPFTTSPPTRFRSKPRCTPRNSGPQSRDTPPKRDTGIANEKDWGISLLNGNVNEAGINEDGSTWYRESGDELGENGYRCRWTRMGGQSQDGSTEWKETWWEKSDWTGYKELGVEKSGRNAEGDSWWETWQEMLHQDEWSNIARIERSAQKQAKSGAENAGWHEKWWEKYDAKGWTEKGAHKYGRLNEQSWWEKWGEHYDGRGSVLKWTDKWAETELGTKWGDKWEEKFFSGIGSRQGETWHASPGGEQLQIMVVYIMVKKVYLG; from the exons ATGGCGGCGAGTTCAGCAGGTGGATTTACGACGCCGTTTTCAACCGTAAAGCTTCGTAAATTACACGACGATGTTTCGTTCCATAACTTTCACCATTGCCGAAGCTTCGAGCTCGTCGACGTCGTAAATACTCGGCGCCGTGTTTTCGGAGAGGAGAGAGTTAATCACTTCGTATGTTCGAAGAATGAAAATGTCGGAACAATCGAAGAATGGCGAAGAAAGTTCGATCTAAAGGAGAAGAGTCTTCGAAGAGTTCGTAGCCAAGCTTTGCCTTCTTTGCCTTTCACCACCTCTCCTCC AACCCGCTTTCGCTCGAAACCCAGGTGTACACCACGTAATTCTGGTCCACAGTCACGTGATACACCACCCAAGAGAG ATACTGGTATTGCAAACGAGAAAGATTGGGGCATCAGCTTGTTAAATGGAAATGTGAATGAAGCAGGCATCAATGAAGATGGCAGTACGTGGTACCGTGAAAGCGGTGATGAACTTGGAGAAAATGGTTACAGATGCCGATGGACAAGAATGGGTGGTCAGTCTCAAGATGGTTCGACAGAATGGAAAGAAACG TGGTGGGAGAAAAGTGACTGGACTGGATATAAAGAGCTAG GTGTGGAGAAATCTGGAAGAAATGCCGAGGGGGATTCATGGTGGGAAACATGGCAAGAAATGCTTCATCAAGATGAATGGAG CAATATAGCAAGGATAGAGAGAAGTGCACAGAAACAGGCAAAATCAGGCGCTGAAAATGCAGGATGGCATGAAAAATG GTGGGAGAAATATGATGCCAAAGGTTGGACAGAGAAAGGAGCACACAAGTATGGCCGATTGAATGAACAGTCATGGTGGGAGAAGTGGGGAGAGCACTATGACGGAAGAGGATCTGTCTTAAAATG GACAGACAAGTGGGCAGAGACAGAACTTGGTACTAAATGGGGAGATAAATGGGAAGAGAAATTTTTTTCGGGCATTGGCTCACGACAAGGAGAAACTTGGCACGCGTCTCCTGGTGGTGAAC AATTGCAGATCATGGTTGTCTACATCATGGTGAAAAAAGTGTATCTGGGCTGA